A section of the Sebastes fasciatus isolate fSebFas1 chromosome 21, fSebFas1.pri, whole genome shotgun sequence genome encodes:
- the LOC141759766 gene encoding uncharacterized protein LOC141759766 — protein sequence NVARSGSRDAVNYGSSGSRDAVNYGSSGSRDTVNYGSSGSRDAVNYGSSDSRDAVNYGSSGSRDTVNYGSSDSRDTVNYGSSDSRDAVNYGSSGSRDTVNYGSSDSRDTVNYGSSDSRDTVNYGSSDSRDAVNYGSSDSRDTVNYGSSDSRDTVNYGSSGSRDTVNYGSSDSRDTVNYGSSGSRDTVNYGSSDSRDTVNYGSSDSRDTVNYGSSGSRDTVNYGSSGSRDTVNYGSSGSRDAVNYGSSGSRDTVNYGSSDSRDTVNYGSSGSRDAVNYGSSDSRDAVNYGSSGSRDAVNYGISGSRDAVNYGSSDSRDAVNYGSWFNFTFLRIELPITRVGFSAGVSLSGENLF from the coding sequence aatgtcgcccgctctggctccagggatgcagttaactatggtagctctggctccagggatgcagttaactatggtagctctggctccagggatacagttaactatggtagctctggctccagggatgcagttaactatggtagctctgactccagggatgcagttaactatggtagctctggctccagggatacagttaactatggtagctctgacTCCAGGGatacagttaactatggtagctctgactccagggatgcagttaactatggtagctctggctccagggatacagttaactatggtagctctgacTCCAGGGatacagttaactatggtagctctgacTCCAGGGatacagttaactatggtagctctgactccagggatgcagttaactatggtagctctgacTCCAGGGatacagttaactatggtagctctgacTCCAGGGatacagttaactatggtagctctggctccagggatacagttaactatggtagctctgacTCCAGGGatacagttaactatggtagctctggctccagggatacagttaactatggtagctctgacTCCAGGGatacagttaactatggtagctctgacTCCAGGGatacagttaactatggtagctctggctccagggatacagttaactatggtagctctggctccagggatacagttaactatggtagctctggctccagggatgcagttaactatggtagctctggctccagggatacagttaactatggtagctctgacTCCAGGGatacagttaactatggtagctctggctccagggatgcagttaactatggtagctctgactccagggatgcagttaactatggtagctctggctccagggatgcagttaactatggtatctctggctccagggatgcagttaactatggtagctctgactccagggatgcagttaactatggtagctggTTTAACTTCACGTTTCTCAGAATAGAGCTGccgataaccagagttggtttctcagcgggtgtgtcGCTGAGTGGGGAGAATCTGTTTTAA